Proteins co-encoded in one Arachis hypogaea cultivar Tifrunner chromosome 13, arahy.Tifrunner.gnm2.J5K5, whole genome shotgun sequence genomic window:
- the LOC112792152 gene encoding uncharacterized protein, with amino-acid sequence MATVSLPRNCGCLLNSVDFLHTRTTYYSSTFITCLTSRRRYSRCSFAKNSTRNGGEAVRDEAGNEGGEKNSKFIASRSGVLQACTITSALIAALGVAIRQVSHVASAEGLPILDCSSQVSFGFEMWHLELITGLVVFISSSRYLLLNTWTDFADSSQAANLQVLSSLQPLDYMFVAFLPGISEELLFRGAILPLFGMNLNGVGVAALIFGVLHLGNGRKSSFAIWATFVGLAYGYATILSSSLVIPMASHALNNLIGGLLWRYTSNASSQK; translated from the exons ATGGCTACAGTTTCGCTACCTCGCAACTGTGGCTGTTTGTTGAATAGCGTGGATTTTCTTCACACCCGCACCACATACTACTCTTCCACCTTCATCACTTGTCTTACTTCCA GGAGAAGATATAGCAGATGCTCCTTTGCAAAGAATTCcacaagaaatggaggagaggcaGTTAGAGATGAGGCTGGAAATGAAGGAGGCGAGAAAAACTCCAAGTTTATAGCATCCAGGAGTGGTGTGCTTCAAGCTTGCACAATAACCTCTGCTCTGATTGCTGCATTGGGAGTGGCCATACGGCAGGTGTCTCATGTTGCATCAGCTGAAGGGTTGCCAATTTTGGATTGTTCCTCACAAGTATCAT TTGGTTTTGAGATGTGGCATCTTGAGTTGATTACAGGACTTGTAGTGTTTATATCATCATCTCGCTATTTGCTGTTGAACACATGGACAGATTTTGCCGATTCAAGCCAGGCAGCTAATCTGCAG GTCCTTAGCTCTCTTCAACCCCTGGATTACATGTTTGTTGCATTCCTTCCCGGGATTAGTGAG GAACTACTTTTCCGAGGTGCCATTCTGCCGCTTTTCGGAATGAACTTGAACGGTGTTGGGGTGGCTGCCTTGATCTTTGGTGTTTTGCACCTAGGCAACGGTCGAAAGTCGTCCTTTGCCATCTG GGCAACCTTTGTTGGTCTTGCTTATGGATACGCTACAATTTTATCCTCTAGCCTTGTAATTCCCATGGCCTCTCATGCACTCAACAACCTGATTGGAGGGCTATTATGGCGGTACACATCAAATGCATCGTCACAGAAATGA
- the LOC112792150 gene encoding uncharacterized protein codes for MGRRRKLKEREEEEEDNHHIVLTDSSPHSYSPSHSPIILNPNPADYWSPVSTEKHANADADADADANMVSSRRASLRSATKRTIQACQAPPCAQESPSRHQSEDEYIQNGYKVKQESMPILRKILAKYGDIAKDCTLTGKTSRSMYLGMIIDIIQELQDKDLGRIEQDYLQDMIGLVKEFKNIRLEVGWLLQRLQDVLEASRIMTECCVLKEKRESIRRAIEAREEELEECETEKMALEARIRAICEQEAACKEAFARDLNEISMITETISSFKPKVGRFHHSLASDLL; via the exons ATGGGAAGACGAAGGAAACTAAAGgagcgtgaagaagaagaagaagacaaccATCACATTGTGCTCACCGATTCCTCTCCTCACAGCTACTCTCCCTCTCATTCACCTATCATTCTCAACCCCAACCCG GCTGATTATTGGTCTCCCGTGTCAACCGAAAAgcatgcaaatgcagatgcagatGCAGATGCAGATGCTAACATGGTTTCTTCTCGTCGCGCATCACTGAGATCTGCTACTAAGAGGACCATTCAG GCATGTCAGGCTCCACCTTGTGCTCAAGAATCACCTTCAAGACATCAAAGCGAGGATGAATATATTCAAAACGGATACAAAGTGAAGCAGGAATCAATGCCAATATTGAGAAAAATTCTTGCCAAATACGGAGACATTGCTAAGGATTGTACACTAACAGGGAAAACGTCTCGTTCGATGTACCTGGGGATGATAATAGACATAATCCAAGAGTTGCAGGACAAGGATTTAGGTAGAATCGAACAAGATTACCTGCAAGATATGATTGGCCTTGTCAAAGAATTTAAGAATATAAGATTGGAGGTTGGCTGGCTTCTTCAGAGACTCCAAGATGTTCTCGAAGCGAGCAGGATTATGACAGAATGTTGCGTGTTGAAAGAGAAGCGAGAAAGCATCCGGAGAGCCATTGAAGCAAGAGAGGAAGAGCTGGAAGAATGTGAAACAGAGAAAATGGCACTTGAAGCAAGGATTCGAGCGATTTGTGAACAAGAGGCCGCATGCAAGGAGGCATTTGCTAGAGATCTGAATGAGATTTCAATGATAACAGAAACCATCTCATCCTTCAAACCAAAAGTGGGACGGTTTCATCACTCACTTGCAAGTGATTTGCTCTAG
- the LOC112792154 gene encoding very-long-chain 3-oxoacyl-CoA reductase-like protein At1g24470: MEEHIACSSEFAGVNIISSWCFLIGLLVTLKHLISLSKWIFATFLRSQIDLIRTYGSWAMVTGATDGIGKAMAHRLAHRGLNIILVSRSSKRLQTVATELQAHHPHILVKAIQMDFSGDIAEGLRQIAAATRELDLGILINNVGITYPGAMFFDQVEEKVWRKILKVNVEGTTRVTRAVVAGMMERRRGAIVNIGSGASVVIPSHPLYSIYAASKAYVDQLSRSLHVEYKQYGIHVQCQVPLYVATKMVSKVACIEKDSFFIPTPEAYAKAAVRKIGHGPRCTPYWAHSIQWFFAGLAPDPLLDAWRFSIAMRRWKGIQ, encoded by the exons atggAAGAACACATAGCATGCAGCAGTGAGTTTGCAGGTGTTAATATAATTTCAAGCTGGTGCTTCCTAATCGGCTTGTTGGTGACGCTGAAGCACTTAATCTCCCTTTCCAAATGGATCTTCGCCACCTTTCTCAGATCCCAAATAGACCTAATCAGAACCTACGGTTCCTGGGCCATGGTCACCGGAGCAACCGACGGAATCGGAAAAGCCATGGCTCACCGCTTAGCACACCGAGGACTCAACATCATCCTCGTCAGCAGATCCTCCAAGAGGCTCCAAACCGTCGCAACTGAACTCCAGGCACACCACCCTCACATCCTCGTCAAGGCCATCCAGATGGACTTCTCCGGCGACATAGCGGAGGGTCTCCGGCAAATAGCGGCGGCCACACGCGAATTGGACCTCGGGATACTGATCAACAACGTGGGGATCACGTACCCTGGGGCTATGTTCTTTGACCAAGTGGAAGAGAAGGTGTGGAGGAAGATCTTAAAGGTGAATGTGGAAGGAACCACGAGGGTGACAAGAGCGGTGGTGGCCGGAATGATGGAGCGGAGAAGGGGTGCAATTGTTAACATTGGATCTGGTGCTTCCGTCGTCATTCCTTCGCATCCTCTCTATTCCATCTATGCTGCTTCAAAGGC TTACGTGGATCAGCTATCAAGATCTCTGCACGTCGAGTACAAACAGTATGGGATTCACGTCCAGTGTCAG GTACCACTTTATGTAGCAACGAAGATGGTATCAAAGGTAGCATGCATAGAGAAAGATTCATTTTTCATTCCAACACCAGAGGCTTATGCAAAAGCGGCCGTTCGTAAAATTGGGCATGGGCCAAGGTGCACTCCTTATTGGGCTCACTCTATTCAGTGGTTCTTTGCAGGCTTAGCCCCGGACCCACTTCTCGATGCTTGGCGCTTTTCTATCGCAATGCGCCGCTGGAAAGGAATCCAATAA
- the LOC112792151 gene encoding uncharacterized protein has translation MKSSRVDHYTGQPGDERGLEGVATNMKLLLKLIEDYNGSKESDQHKIQRVNGIMSILDETRGRVQRFQMNNMKTNQIKRELRRSNSDIKSSSVVIAREKTITDEKERMRRELQSSFVVRQSLQALCSSLGKEKQIMACELARKAQELAEMEELVADLKEQNEMLMKKLNSNIKIDEGGNRNNVVLHEMNRTLTHQLQISLDGYRSLKIKYMETQEENRDIHADMEEMEVQVQAGIQRLQGLKKIAEMIAKNDKERKAIKDQILALEQLLASLHMKISKYTNKT, from the exons ATGAAAAGTTCTCGTGTAGATCATTACACTGGACAACCAGGAGATGAACGAGGTTTGGAAG GCGTGGCTACGAATATGAAGCTATTGCTTAAGTTAATTGAAGATTACAATGGAAGTAAAGAGAGCGATCAGCACAAGATTCAAAGGGTGAATGGAATTATGTCTATCTTAGATGAGACAAGGGGAAGGGTTCAAAGATTTCAAATGAACAATATGAAAACGAACCAAATAAAGCGCGAATTGAGAAGGAGCAACTCGGATATCAAGTCCAGTAGCGTCGTGATTGCAAGAGAGAAAACCATCACAGACGAGAAAGAAAGGATGAGGAGAGAGCTCCAATCAAGCTTCGTGGTAAGGCAGAGCCTTCAAGCCCTGTGTTCGAGTCTCGGGAAAGAGAAGCAGATCATGGCCTGCGAGCTGGCGCGAAAGGCGCAGGAGCTGGCGGAGATGGAGGAGCTGGTGGCTGATCTCAAAGAACAAAACGAGATGCTCATGAAGAAGTTGAACTCAAATATCAAAATAGATGAAGGTGGTAACCGTAACAACGTAGTGTTGCATGAGATGAACAGAACACTGACTCATCAACTGCAAATATCACTTGATGGATATAGAAGTCTGAAGATAAAATACATGGAGACGCAAGAGGAGAATCGGGATATTCATGCTGATATGGAAGAGATGGAGGTGCAAGTTCAAGCTGGgattcagagattacaaggcttGAAGAAGATTGCAGAAATGATTgcaaaaaatgataaagaaagaaAAGCTATCAAAGACCAAATTTTGGCTTTAGAGCAATTGCTAGCCTCTCTTCACATGAAAATTTCCAAATATACAAACAAAACATAG
- the LOC112792153 gene encoding protein NOI4, protein MASDEQEGRPLPKFGEWDVNDPASAEGFTVIFNKARDEKKSNNKQVTSGGSGHGGSHRSRSDSRNKDRDKPKRRWFCFKP, encoded by the exons ATGGCTTCG GATGAACAAGAAGGAAGGCCACTGCCCAAGTTCGGGGAATGGGACGTGAATGACCCTGCATCAGCTGAAGGATTCACTGTAATATTCAACAAGGCCAGAGATGAGAAGAAAAGCAACAACAAACAGGTTACTTCGGGAGGATCCGGGCATGGCGGATCGCATCGAAGTAGATCCGATTCCCGCAATAAGGATAGAGATAAACCTAAG CGGAGGTGGTTTTGCTTTAAACCTTAG